The genomic segment TCCAGCAAAGGCCTCACCAGACAGCTTTAGCAGCACCCTTCTGTATGCAGGTGCTTCCTCCATCAGGCACCACCCACCTCAAACCTCACAAACCTCTTTATATCTACCCCAGTTCCACTTTCCTTTATATACTGACCCACTGTCTTCTTCTCTTCCCTTATGAAAGCCTGCTCTAAAAGCACCTTTTCCTGATAGAACTTTTTGAGCCTTCCTTCCACCACCTTTTCTATTATGTTTTCCGGCTTTCCTTCCTGCCTTGCCTGCTCTGTAAGTATCCTCCTCTCTCTCTCAAGGGCTTCTGGGTCAACGCCTTCTATGCTCACAAACTCGGGCTTCATGGCTGCAATCTGGAGCGCCACATCCTGAACAACCCTGAGAACCTGCTCGCTTAACTCCGGTGCTTTGTAGTCTATGAGGACACCCACCTTTCCTATGCCATGCACGTAGGCGTGCACAAAGCCATCTGTATCGTATCTTACAAACCTTCTGAGCTGTATGTTTTCACCTATCTTGGCTATGGCAGATTTTATGAGGTCTGCTACTGTTGTGCTCCTGTCCTGACTGTATGCCTGAGTGGCTATGTCCTCACCAGTTCCAGCCCTGTTGGAGTTTTCCGGGTCAAGAGCTATATGCTTGGCAATGTTCAGGGCAAGCTCCACAAAGTGCTCGTTCTTAGCTACAAAGTCCGTCTCACAGTTGAGCTCTATGAGCACTCCAGTTTTTCTATCTTCAGAGACATAGGCGTAAACTATACCTTCCTTTGTTTCCCTCCCTGCCTTTTTGTCTGCCTTTGCAAGCCCCCTTATTCTGAGTATCTCCTTTGCCTTTTCCATATCGCCACCAGCTTCCTCAAGGGCTTTTTTACATTCCAGCATACCAGCCCCAGTCATTTCTCTCAGGGTTTTTACCATCTCGGCGGTTATCATCCTCATTCCTCCTCTGCACCTTTGTCAATGTATTCGTATTTCTCAGACATCTCCATAGCTTTCTCAAAGAGCACCTTCTCCTCCTCTTCTACTGCAATAACCCTTCTCTTTGGCACTTCCACAGCAGCTTCTCCGAGGCTTTCCCTTCTCTGTTTACCTTCTATAACCGCATCAGCTATCTTTGAGGTGAGAAGCTTTATGGATTTTATGGCGTCATCGTTCCCTGGCACGGGATAATCTATGAGGTCCGGGTCACAGTTGGAGTCTGCTATGGCAACCACTGTCACTCCCAGTTTTTTCGCCTCCTGGACTGCTATGGCTTCACGGACTGTGTCCACAACCCAGATTATGCTGGGAGGCCTTTCCATGTTCACTATGCCACCGTAGAGCTTCCTGAGCCTTTCCATCTTCCTCTTTAGCTCTCTTACCTCCTTTTTGGGAAGCACATCAAAAACACCTTCAGCCTCCATCCTCTCAAGGGTGTGGAGCTTCAGAATACTCTTACGAACAGTTCTGAAATTGGTCAGAAGTCCGCCCACCCACCTTTCGTTCACATAGGGCACACCAGCCCTCTCTGCCTCTTCCTTTATAACATCCTTTGCCTGCTTTTTTGTGCCCACGAAGAGCACATCAGCTCCCTGTGCCACGTTGTCCGCTATAAAGTGGTATGCCTGCTCAAGGAATACCACCGTCTTGTTGAGGTCCACAATGTGTATGCCGTTGCGGACGCCATAGAGGTATGGTGCCATTTTGGGGTTCCAACGGCCCCTTGAGTGTCCAAAGTGGACACCCGCCTCTAAAAGGTCTCTCATAGAAACTACTGCCATTTTCTCCTCCTTGGGTTTTGCCACCCTTTCCCAGACCCCTTATGGGGCAACCCAGTAGGGAAAGGTGCGGTCTTACAAAAATTATAGCATAAGCTGTTCCCTGCTGAAGCGGTATACTCTCTTGCAGAACTTGCACACCACCTCCGCGGGACCTTCACTGAGTATGTCTTCAAGCTCTTCTTCCTGCAATAGCATAAGACTTGAACGAGCAATCTCTTCACTGCATGGACAGTAATACTCCACCTCTTTCAGACCTATTAGCCTAGGCTCCATGCCCATGAGTATATGGATTGCAATGTCTTCAGGTCTCTGGTCTGCCAGCCTGAGGCTTTTCAGATTCTGTTCAAGAAGGGCTATGCTCTTTTCAGATACACCTGAAAGCACCTGCACAAGATAACCTGTAGCATATGCGAGGCCATCCTTCTGACTGAGAGCCATATCCAGATAACTTCTTGTCTGCTCAGACTGCTCAAAGTAAAAGGAAAGGGCTTCCTGAAAGTCTCTTCCCACCACCGGCACTATGCTGGTATAGGGTGTTCCAAGCCTGAGCTCTTTCACCACGCTTAGAGTGCCAGAGTTCCAGCATTCCTGTGGCTGCCCTTCCAGAAAACCCCTCACCCTGCCCTTACCATCTGCCTCAGCCACCACCACACCACAATCGTTCTGCACCTTGAGAAGAACCTTCTGAGGAGTTGCATGCTTTACAAGGGATGTGAGAAGAAGTGCCGATAACAGGGAATGACCGAGGGTCTCAAGACTTTTACCTTCAAGAGCGTGAACTCTTCTTGCTGTCTCTACGGTTCTCGTTGCTCGCAGGGCATAGACCCGAATCAGCTCTTCCCTTGGCACTGCTATTACCATATAGTCCTTGTCCTGAAAGTAGTTTTCAAGGTCGCTTCTTGTCTGAAGGTCCAGTTCTCTGAACATACTTATAAAGATAGCTCATACATTGAACCTGAAGTAGATGATATCTCCATCCTTAACTTCATACTCTTTGCCCTCAAGCCTCAAAAGTCCGAGCTCCTTTGCCCTTGATATGGAGCCGGCTTTTACGTAGTCTTCATAGTTTATGACCTCTGCCGCAATAAAGCCTCTCTCAAAGTCCGAGTGTATTTTACCCGCAGCCTGTGGTGCTTTGGTTCCCATTCTTACTGTCCATGCTCTCGCTTCCTTCTCCCCAGCTGTGAAGAAGGTTATGAGGTTAAGAAGTCCATAGGCTGACCTTATGAGCCTGTTTAGCCCGGGCTCCTCAAGTCCGTAAGATCTGAGAAGTTCCTCCTTTTCTTCTCTTTCAAGACCTATTAACTCTTCTTCAAGCCTTGCACATATAAGGACTGCGGGGGAACCCTCTTCCTTTGCGTATTCAAAAACTCTCCCGCTGAGCTCATTGCCTTCTGGCAGGTCAGACTCACTTACGTTTGCCACATACATGAGCGGTTTCACCGTAAGGAGGAAAAGGCTCTTTTTTGCATACTCAAGCACTTCTGAGGGCAATTCCTTTATGCGTTTCCTCAGAGGTTCCATATTTTCAAGAACTGCCTTTATAGACTCCAGCATTTCCAGCTCCTCCCTTGCCTTCTTATCTCCGAGCCTTGCGAGCTTTTCCACCTTTTCCAGCCTCTTTTCTACCGTCTCTATGTCTTTTGCTATTAGCTCAAGGTCTATTATCTGAGCATCTCTTATGGGGTCCACAGTGCCCTCCACATGGACCACATGGGGATTCTCAAAACATCTGAGCACCATGGCTATAGCATCTACTTCCCTTATATGGGCAAGAAACTGGTTACCGAGGCCCTCACCCTTGCTTGCGTTTCTCACAAGCCCCGCAATATCCACAAACTCTATAAAGGTAGGGGTGACCTTCCTCGACCTTTCAAGCTCCGCTATTGCGTATAGTCTTTTATCTGGAACCTCAACTGTCCCAAGGTTTGGCTCAATGGTGCAGAAGGGATAGTTGGCGGCAGCTGCCTTTGCAGACTGTATGAGGGCGTTAAAGAGGGTAGACTTGCCCACGTTGGGCAGTCCCACTATTCCCACGCTCAGAGCCATAAGCTATTAATTATAATCTAAGGGCTTACTTTATCAACTCACCGAGCTTGAATATGGGCATGTAAAGGGCTATGAGGATGGCACCCACTATCCCGCCTATAAAGACTATGAGCATGGGCTCTATGAGCTTAATCATACCTTCCACCGCCTTGTCAAACTCATCCTCATAAAACCTTGCTATTGTGTCCAGCATCTCATCCAGTCTTCCCGTATCCTCACCCACCCTTACCATGGCTATTATCAGCCTTGGAAACATTCCCGTCTTTTCAAGGGCCTTATGCATGGGCTCACCCTCTATGACCCCCTTCTTTGCAGACTCAAGGGCTTCTCTTATTATAACGTTCCCGGTTACCTGACCAGCTATTTCAAAGGCCCTTTCGAGCACCACACCGCTGGAAAAAAGGGCTGCCATGGTTCTTGCAAACTTTGCCATGGTGCTCTTCATTACAAGGTCACCCATTTTTGGAGCTCTGAGCATAAAGGAGTGCACCGACTTTCTGAACTGATAGCTATTGTTCATCAAGAACCTGAAGAGCAGAGAAAAACCTACCACAAAGGCAAGTATGAAAAGGAGGTTTGACCTTAAAGCGTTGGATGCAGCTATGAGCATCTGAGTTGGGGCCGGTAGTTCTCCGCCAAGGGATGCGTATATTTCCCCGAAGGTGGGAACCAGAAAGTAAAGTATGCCTGTAACTATGGCAGTGGCTATTATGACCACAAAGGTGGGATAAAAGGCAGCGCTCTTTATCTTGCTTTTTATCATCGCCATTTTTTCGTAGTAATCGGCAGCCCTTATCAGGGCAACATCAAGATTACCGGTTTCTTCTCCCACCCTGACAAGATTAACTATGAATTTGGGGAAAACAGCTGGAAACTCCGCCATGGAGCTGGATATGGGCCTTCCCTCGCTTACCATGGTAGCTACCCTTTTACTGGCATCCGCAAGCCTTTTGCTGGGTAGCTGTTCCCCAAGTATGTTGAGGGCATCTATTATATTCAGTCCTGCATTTATCATAGTTCCCAGCTGCCTGCAGAATATGGACAGGTCTCTGTCGCTAACTTTACCGCCTGTCAGGGCTGTAAGCGTGGGCGGCTTCTTCTCCTTCTCTTCCTCTCCCCTTTCAAGTTTTACTATCTCTATAACACTCAAACCCCTCTGTTGCAGGTCTGCTATTAAAGTTTCCTGAGTTGGATAGTTTACCTCGCTTTCCACAAAAGACCCTGTTTCGTCAAAAGCTCTGTACTTGAACCTTGGCATGTTCAGCCTCCTCTCTCAATCATTCTCTCCAGTTCTTTTATATCTGGTGAATACTTGTAAGCCTCTTCGAGAGATATAAGTCCTGCCTTGTAATGACCATACAGGGACTGGTTCATGGTCTGCATGCCTGTCTGAGCCTGACCGCTCTGCATGATGGCATAAATCTGTTGAAGCTTGTTCTCCCTTATAAGGTTTCTTATGGCAGTGTTTGGTATCATAAGCTCGTAGGCAAGGACCCTTCCACCACCAATCTTTGGTAGAAGCCTCTGTGATATGACTCCCTGAAGCACGAAGGAGAGCTGCACCCTCACCTGCTCCTGCTGTTCCGGAGGAAAAACGTCTATTATCCTCGTTATGGTGGATATGGCCGTATTGGTATGGAGGGTTCCGAAAACAAGGTGACCAGTTTCAGCAGCTCTCAGAGCAATCTCTATGGTCTCAAGGTCCCTCATCTCACCAACCAGTATGACATCTGGGTCCTCCCTCAGGGCTGCCCTCAGGGCCTCTGCAAAATTATGAACATCTTCACCTATTTCCCGCTGGTTTACTATACTCTTTCTGTGCTGGAACACATATTCTACCGGGTCTTCAATGGTTATTATATGGTAGGGAAAGGTCTCGTTTATATAGTTTATAAGTGATGCCAGTGTGGTAGTCTTTCCTGAACCTGTGGGTCCGGTGACAAGTATAAGACCCATGCTCTTGTGGCACAGGTCAAGGACCTTCTCCGTAAGACCTATCTCCTTTAGACTCATT from the Aquificaceae bacterium genome contains:
- a CDS encoding type IV pilus twitching motility protein PilT, with product MTPTEKIAVSPADVRLADILQKAVQVNASDIHITAGARPVLRVDGRITQLIEYPVLTPEMTQRVAYSVMSERHRKTLEEKGQVDFSFGVKDIGRFRANVFFQRGAIAAAFRRLPYKIMSLKEIGLTEKVLDLCHKSMGLILVTGPTGSGKTTTLASLINYINETFPYHIITIEDPVEYVFQHRKSIVNQREIGEDVHNFAEALRAALREDPDVILVGEMRDLETIEIALRAAETGHLVFGTLHTNTAISTITRIIDVFPPEQQEQVRVQLSFVLQGVISQRLLPKIGGGRVLAYELMIPNTAIRNLIRENKLQQIYAIMQSGQAQTGMQTMNQSLYGHYKAGLISLEEAYKYSPDIKELERMIERGG
- a CDS encoding type II secretion system F family protein codes for the protein MPRFKYRAFDETGSFVESEVNYPTQETLIADLQQRGLSVIEIVKLERGEEEKEKKPPTLTALTGGKVSDRDLSIFCRQLGTMINAGLNIIDALNILGEQLPSKRLADASKRVATMVSEGRPISSSMAEFPAVFPKFIVNLVRVGEETGNLDVALIRAADYYEKMAMIKSKIKSAAFYPTFVVIIATAIVTGILYFLVPTFGEIYASLGGELPAPTQMLIAASNALRSNLLFILAFVVGFSLLFRFLMNNSYQFRKSVHSFMLRAPKMGDLVMKSTMAKFARTMAALFSSGVVLERAFEIAGQVTGNVIIREALESAKKGVIEGEPMHKALEKTGMFPRLIIAMVRVGEDTGRLDEMLDTIARFYEDEFDKAVEGMIKLIEPMLIVFIGGIVGAILIALYMPIFKLGELIK
- the ychF gene encoding redox-regulated ATPase YchF — encoded protein: MALSVGIVGLPNVGKSTLFNALIQSAKAAAANYPFCTIEPNLGTVEVPDKRLYAIAELERSRKVTPTFIEFVDIAGLVRNASKGEGLGNQFLAHIREVDAIAMVLRCFENPHVVHVEGTVDPIRDAQIIDLELIAKDIETVEKRLEKVEKLARLGDKKAREELEMLESIKAVLENMEPLRKRIKELPSEVLEYAKKSLFLLTVKPLMYVANVSESDLPEGNELSGRVFEYAKEEGSPAVLICARLEEELIGLEREEKEELLRSYGLEEPGLNRLIRSAYGLLNLITFFTAGEKEARAWTVRMGTKAPQAAGKIHSDFERGFIAAEVINYEDYVKAGSISRAKELGLLRLEGKEYEVKDGDIIYFRFNV
- a CDS encoding Hsp33 family molecular chaperone HslO, whose amino-acid sequence is MFRELDLQTRSDLENYFQDKDYMVIAVPREELIRVYALRATRTVETARRVHALEGKSLETLGHSLLSALLLTSLVKHATPQKVLLKVQNDCGVVVAEADGKGRVRGFLEGQPQECWNSGTLSVVKELRLGTPYTSIVPVVGRDFQEALSFYFEQSEQTRSYLDMALSQKDGLAYATGYLVQVLSGVSEKSIALLEQNLKSLRLADQRPEDIAIHILMGMEPRLIGLKEVEYYCPCSEEIARSSLMLLQEEELEDILSEGPAEVVCKFCKRVYRFSREQLML
- the rpsB gene encoding 30S ribosomal protein S2, producing the protein MAVVSMRDLLEAGVHFGHSRGRWNPKMAPYLYGVRNGIHIVDLNKTVVFLEQAYHFIADNVAQGADVLFVGTKKQAKDVIKEEAERAGVPYVNERWVGGLLTNFRTVRKSILKLHTLERMEAEGVFDVLPKKEVRELKRKMERLRKLYGGIVNMERPPSIIWVVDTVREAIAVQEAKKLGVTVVAIADSNCDPDLIDYPVPGNDDAIKSIKLLTSKIADAVIEGKQRRESLGEAAVEVPKRRVIAVEEEEKVLFEKAMEMSEKYEYIDKGAEEE
- the tsf gene encoding translation elongation factor Ts; this translates as MRMITAEMVKTLREMTGAGMLECKKALEEAGGDMEKAKEILRIRGLAKADKKAGRETKEGIVYAYVSEDRKTGVLIELNCETDFVAKNEHFVELALNIAKHIALDPENSNRAGTGEDIATQAYSQDRSTTVADLIKSAIAKIGENIQLRRFVRYDTDGFVHAYVHGIGKVGVLIDYKAPELSEQVLRVVQDVALQIAAMKPEFVSIEGVDPEALERERRILTEQARQEGKPENIIEKVVEGRLKKFYQEKVLLEQAFIREEKKTVGQYIKESGTGVDIKRFVRFEVGGA